The Brachypodium distachyon strain Bd21 chromosome 4, Brachypodium_distachyon_v3.0, whole genome shotgun sequence nucleotide sequence TTGAATTGCTTGCTGCCACAAAGATAACTCTACTGAGCATGAATGCACGATCGATCAACTGAAAGACACAGTCTGAAAGAGATTGTGAAGGGAGTGGTGTGGGACGAAAGGCTAGCTGAGAAAGTGGAAGATGGAATAGAGAAGGCAAATCAGAAGTAAGCAAAGCTTTTTCTCACTGGGTAGTATCATCTTTGAGAAAGGAGAATAGATGAGAGTATGTAATGAAAAGTGGGGAAGCACCACCCGAAGTTCATTAAAACACCTGATGTTTTTGCCACATTGATACAAGATGCATCTaccatgccaccaaatttTTAACAATTTTAAATGTAATTCGATCAACAtcttgaggaaaaaaaaggagacaAATCCGGCCATGAATAGCACCAAATCCGCTACTATTCAGAAGAGATTTTAATTTGATACATTCATGCTTCAACATGTATTTTGTATTTCTCGAGTTGAGAATTGGATTCAAGGTTTGATTGCATGATAGTCTCAACTTTTTTGTATCAACATTGTAAAAACTTCTGAATTTTGATTTGTGTCAATGACTTATTGGTACTGCTTCTGTGTGTTGGACTGTTGGTAGCACAGCCAacataatgggagcagcaacCGGATATCCTCTCATTGACAGTAGTCTTGTACTGGTGGCTAACCAATCTCTTGCAATTCTGTAACACGTATGACTTGCAAAGTCTTAACATTGTGATGGCAGTGGTGCTTGTTTTGCAGCTACATGGAAGGTCGGACGCTCGTCCCTGACCAGGAGGATGCTCTTCGCTGGAACTGGTCGAGCTCTGGTTCCTACTCTGCGCAATCCGCTTATCTCCACTTCTTCGTTGGTCGTCCGACTTCCCCCACTTGGTCCCAGATTTGGCGGTGTTGGACTCCGCTTAAATGTCGGATCTGGGTGTGGCTCGCGGCTGCTAATCGGTGTTGGACGGCGGATCGCTTGGAGCGCCGACACCTCCCTTTCAACGCGCTCTGTCCGCTCTGCGATCAGGACCCGGAGACTCTGCGGCATCTCCTCCTGGATTTCCCTTTCTCCAAATCGGTCCTTCATGAGGTCTTCTCTAAAGCAGGCGCGCTCCGTTGCTTACCCCGCCCTTCGGAGGACCTCCCGGAGTGGCTTTCCAAGGGCACTCTTAGGCTTCGTGGCAAGGTCAAGGCGGTTCGGTTGCTCATCAACCTCTCTCTCTGGCGCATTTGGCAGCTCTGGAACGATTGTGTCTTTGAAGACGCTCGACCGGTGGCTGCGCGTCTTGCTGAGGATATCCTTGGGGAGGCTGACCTTTGGAGGGCCGCGGGCGCTCGAGCTCTAGAGCGTCTCCCCCTCCACTCGCGTCCCCATGACTAGCTTTGTTCTCTTTGCTTGTTGTACAGTAGCTGTAGGCTTTTTCCTTTGCTTTGAGGCCTGTTAGGTCTCACCTTTGCCTTTTGTATTTGCGCTTCTTGCGCTTTCTTCTTAATGGAAATGACACACCGCTCAAtgtgtttgagaaaaaaaaatggtaagGGATAATTTTCCGATCCACTTACCATCATATTGGTTCAAGACCTTCAGAGAGTTCCCCATTTGCCTTGTCAGAAAGCTCAAGAAATTCATCTGAGAGACTGCGATATGCCAATGCCACTTTGTTCCTGTCTCGTTTGGTTGGCTCTGCAACGCTTCTTTGACAGGCCAGGTATACATTTGACTTCAGAAAATTATATCTCAACAATTCCTATTGTGGTTCCGTAGCAAAAGCACTGGCATTACTGTACTATGAAGAGTGTAGGTATGTCACAATAAAGTACTCAATTTTCACACTAGATATTTATGAATTTATGTGAATACACAGCCACTTACGACAACACACAGCGGTATGCACATATGTGGATCTTGCACAAATGCATGGCCTTGCAATGTTTTCTACACTACCAATGCACAACTTTACTGTACGCAATACTTAGTGTTTTGGGCGCAAAAAAGCAAAGACTTACTGCACATTTAGTCTACTGTACCGTACAAATCATGCTGTGGAGTATTAGTTTGTCTGCCCCCATTTTCCAAATAAATTACCGAGTACATCCATTGAAAATTTCGGCAGAGCACATGTATCAGCCAGTGGTTCTTGCAGGCCAAGCCGGTAAGCAATGGCACACTTGAGAAGCAGCGATGCAACTGCCACTGTGAGCAAAAGAATTGCCCAAAGCTCGAGTAGCTGCACAGCCTCAGATGAGCCATCAGCTTGTTCTCCAGACCGCACAGCCTTCTCCGATGAACCCGCAGCTTGTTCCTCCAATGAACCcacagcttcttcttcagacCGCACAGCCTCCTCTGATGAATCcacagcttcttcttcagacTGCACATCCTCCTCTGAGGACTTCTTAGACTGGAGGCTTAtatcggcagcagcagcttgttGCATCGGCCACTGGTGCAACATGAGCACAAGATTGGAGGTCAGAAGCCCTGAGATACCACAGGATACCAAAATCGCTGAGCAAGTGGAGATCCACCATCTATCCATGTAGGTCCACAGGTACACGAGGAGAGGACCTGCGATGACCACTGCACCGCGAACGATGGGTGCATCCTTGAATGTTCGTCTCATATTGTCAAGGCTGATGATGGAGCTGTCGCGGTCGAGGTGAAGGCTGAACCACATAACCACCGGGACGAGCTCTGGCATGCAGACCAGGACAACGTCCTCGCCCAGCGCCTCCGCGGCCACCGTATGCAGTgtcaccagcagcagcaggagaaaGGTCTTGTGGAGCAACTCCCATGCGCCGGGACCGGGAGAGCCGGCGCGGGAGGGCAGCCTCGTCATCATGTGTGTCAGCGCCCCCAGCGTGGTGCTCAGGAACAGGAGGAACGGGGAGATAACAAACCTATCGGCTCTCTTATCATCCAGTTGCGCCATCCCCAATAGCGCTATGAAGGGCACCGATGCCATCACCGTGAGAGCCATGTCAGATCCCTTTGTGAACGTCATCATTTTGCTGCCGTTGTGAGTACCAAGTTCACCTGCAAGATAGAGCTTGATACAGTGTGCAGACATCCCGACAATGGGGATGGCGGGGAAGGTGGCGAGCCAGAAGTAGCTCAGGTCGATGTCGAGTAACAACATGTAAGATATGAACACGATGAAGGCCGTGTCTCTGTAGATCCGGAGGTTATGAGGGAATTTGATCGGCAACGTCAACAGCCGCACCGGCAGCCGTTCCTTCGGGATCAATTCGTACGACTTCACGGCAAAAtggagaaaggaaaagaaaacctcTGCTGAACCGGTCACCCGCTCCCGGTATATTTTGGCATCATCGTCTGAGGATACCATAAAATTGTCACGAGCCGATATTATTGTCCCGCCTGCTATCAATAGCCCTAGGAGCCGATCAGACATCACGAGCTTGCCTAAAGAATGCAAATACCGGGGACCTAGCAACCGGTCCGACATCATGTGCTCGCCTGAAGAACCCAAAAGACAGGGAATCAGCATAGATTTTCTGTATTTCAAATGCTACAATATTTGGTGTACTAAATCTGTAACAAGTAATTTCGGCTGGAGGGATGGACTATTTCTCTCGGACACTCACAAATTACTAAGGACCATCCATTTGGGAATTGGGACGAGGACGACCCAGATTTTAATAGTTGGGTCTCACTACGGCACAGTCGGCTGAGAATaagagtttctcagtcgaccaGCCCAAGCCGTTTGATTTTGTGACAACCAGTTCGATAGGACTATTTGTTATCGATAGGTGTGGTACTATTTGCAGGTGAAAGTAAAACAATGGGTTTTCTGCACAGAGGAGGTTAATCATCCTAACATGGGCCTTGGGCTTTTGTACTTCTGCTCGGTGCTTCGTCTGGAAAAATGAGCCATCCTCAATAAACCATAACACGTGCATCGTCATGAAAATTTCTTTAAAAACGGAGAAAGGAAAAGGGCAAACAAAATAACAATCATATTTTCAAAATTACAGTTGAAAATTTATGCGCGATTCCAAAAAATGCAGGTGAAAGTTTATGcatgattctaaaaattgcggGTCAAAATTTATGCacgattttaaaaattgcaggtgaaagttTATGCATGATTctaaaattgcaggtgaatgTGTATACGCGATTCTaacgattctaaaaattgaagGTGAGTTTATGTGTGATTTtgaaaattgcaggtgaaagtttattcgcgattctaaaaatgcATGTGAAAATTTATgtgcgattctaaaaattgcaggtgaatgTGTATGCACGATTCTAACGATTCTAAAAATGCAGGTGAAAGTTTATGCacgattttaaaaattgcaggtgaatgTTTATCCGTGATTCTaacgattctaaaaattgcagttgaAAGTTTATGCACGCTTCTAAAATTACACGTGAAATGAGAGGGATATtttaatgaagaaaaaatgttttttaaatGAAAAAGATTGCACATTGTTGACATGCGAATTTTCCATGGGGTCGACGCGCAAATTTACTGGCTACTAAAGGAAGTGTAAGTGATACGAACAAATATATATTGGGATGCATAAAAATAATCCTTAAAAtaacatgaaaaataaatggttttgtgtattttcaaaaaaagaaatgacaCAGGTTGCATGCTTCTAGTTCCCTGGCTGAAAATGGACCAAATCCAAAGAGATACAACAAAAAACAATTGAAAAGGCCAAATACAGAAATGAAAAGTAGGCTTAGAAACAAAGCTGCTCTAGACAGCCCACATGCACGGCCTGGTGGATTTTGCAGTGCAAAAACATTACGCCAGCTGAACATACTCAAAGGCTAGTACTGAATAATGAGATAAGCGAGGGGCGAGGGCGTATCCAAAACCGTTTCCTTTGATATACGCCGTATTATTAGTATGTGTACTAGATATCCTACTAGCAtaacgtttttttttaccgaaatCCTACTAGCATAACGTTTGCTACCTTTTAAATTTCAACCTATATATTTGTACGGAGAACCAATGTCTTACCATCCTCCCATGCCAATGTGGCTTGCTCGTTAGACGTTCCTTACATATTAGTTTCATTGGCGGTGAGATTTGGATTGTGACCTTTTGAGTTTCTATGTCTAGCCATCCGATCATGTACATATGTGTAGTGCCGCAAAGCTAAATATGAATTCATATCCAGCTAAGGCATCGAGCTCGAACCCTACACGACCAATATTATCAGCCCCTTATGTATCTGCATGGCGACATCTCCTCGCCTCCGTTGCTACACCTgccgtcctcctccctcttTGATTGGTTCCTTGTCCCAAAAAAAAGGCTTCGCATACCCATGCCTAGAATCCTAGCTCCGCCGGTGCATGCCAACCTTAGTTCCCTTTCCTTCCATTACTGAGCAACCAAACATCCTTAAAGCATCTTCAATAGCTTTGTGTGACACCTTGCAGGTAAAACTGTCTATAATAAATGAATAATTTATCATACAACTATTTCAATAAAATGTGTCAAGTTGTCTAACAGAGGGTGAACGAATATataattttgttcttctttgtaTCTTAGAACTTGTGCAAGGGTTGTTGATTCATTTATACACACATAGTACTatctctgttcctaaatatcaAATgcagttttgtcctaagtcaaacttcttaattttttctataaacttgatcaaactttaataattttgacttaagacaaagttagagcatcttatatttaggaacggaggggtTATTCTCTGCCACAGCATCACGTAGTATTAGAGATGATTTGACTGTCTCATGGGCAATTTCAGATGCCATGGCAGTACAATAATATGTATTTTTGTTCCTGCGTTTTTTGAAACTCAAATCAAATAAAGAGGCTCCGATTATGTTTAACggccatatatatgtgtgtcgGTATAATAATGACCAATTGTTAGGTACAATATGAAGATTCATCTATCCTATTACATAGTATCATTACATGTAAATTAACCATGAAAAAAGACAATTCGTTTTTTGTGCtccacgtcatttagaaaagacaacaaaacatgttgtaaaataaattatttcTTACTGCCATATCTTATAATTAGTGTTTAGAGGAataaatttaattaattaaatgttTTAAAAATGAAATCTAGTAAAATGCGAAAATTGTCTTATCATTGTCTAGTAAATAAACACAAAGTTAAAACAAAGATCAAACCTGCAAGTCCTTGGGTGCTAAGCCAATTTGGTTGCCTGTTTTTGATCTTTAGAACCAAGAACTGATATTAAAGAAAAGATGTATTCCgctccccatctcctcctccttcacgtctctctctctctctctctctctctctctgacccGCCGCATTgtatatactccctcggtcccaaattaagtgactcaaatttttctaaatatgcggacggagtgagtatttgtAATCTTGCAGTCGATTCGGGAACTGTTTTTGCTGTATTGGCGGTGTGGGTCTGCGGGGGCCAGGACGCCGGCGCCACACCTCACCTTCTTTTCTACCTCCGGTGATCTTTCTCCGACATTGTTTCCACCATTTCCACACTGCAGAGCAGAGGGATCGAGGTGGGCGGTACGTtgtgttgggaatatgccctagaggcaatcatgtatgatgtaattcccaa carries:
- the LOC104584798 gene encoding uncharacterized protein LOC104584798, producing the protein MHDRSTERHSLKEIVKGVVWDERLAEKVEDGIEKANQNGACFAATWKVGRSSLTRRMLFAGTGRALVPTLRNPLISTSSLVVRLPPLGPRFGGVGLRLNVGSGCGSRLLIGVGRRIAWSADTSLSTRSVRSAIRTRRLCGISSWISLSPNRSFMRSSLKQARSVAYPALRRTSRSGFPRALLGFVARSRRFGCSSTSLSGAFGSSGTIVSLKTLDRWLRVLLRISLGRLTFGGPRALEL
- the LOC104585204 gene encoding uncharacterized protein LOC104585204 isoform X1 — translated: MLIPCLLGSSGEHMMSDRLLGPRYLHSLGKLVMSDRLLGLLIAGGTIISARDNFMVSSDDDAKIYRERVTGSAEVFFSFLHFAVKSYELIPKERLPVRLLTLPIKFPHNLRIYRDTAFIVFISYMLLLDIDLSYFWLATFPAIPIVGMSAHCIKLYLAGELGTHNGSKMMTFTKGSDMALTVMASVPFIALLGMAQLDDKRADRFVISPFLLFLSTTLGALTHMMTRLPSRAGSPGPGAWELLHKTFLLLLLVTLHTVAAEALGEDVVLVCMPELVPVVMWFSLHLDRDSSIISLDNMRRTFKDAPIVRGAVVIAGPLLVYLWTYMDRWWISTCSAILVSCGISGLLTSNLVLMLHQWPMQQAAAADISLQSKKSSEEDVQSEEEAVDSSEEAVRSEEEAVGSLEEQAAGSSEKAVRSGEQADGSSEAVQLLELWAILLLTVAVASLLLKCAIAYRLGLQEPLADTCALPKFSMDVLGNLFGKWGQTN
- the LOC104585204 gene encoding uncharacterized protein LOC104585204 isoform X2 is translated as MATGEHMMSDRLLGPRYLHSLGKLVMSDRLLGLLIAGGTIISARDNFMVSSDDDAKIYRERVTGSAEVFFSFLHFAVKSYELIPKERLPVRLLTLPIKFPHNLRIYRDTAFIVFISYMLLLDIDLSYFWLATFPAIPIVGMSAHCIKLYLAGELGTHNGSKMMTFTKGSDMALTVMASVPFIALLGMAQLDDKRADRFVISPFLLFLSTTLGALTHMMTRLPSRAGSPGPGAWELLHKTFLLLLLVTLHTVAAEALGEDVVLVCMPELVPVVMWFSLHLDRDSSIISLDNMRRTFKDAPIVRGAVVIAGPLLVYLWTYMDRWWISTCSAILVSCGISGLLTSNLVLMLHQWPMQQAAAADISLQSKKSSEEDVQSEEEAVDSSEEAVRSEEEAVGSLEEQAAGSSEKAVRSGEQADGSSEAVQLLELWAILLLTVAVASLLLKCAIAYRLGLQEPLADTCALPKFSMDVLGNLFGKWGQTN